The sequence TGCTGTTCATGGGACAATAGCAGCCTTTTTTAAGAAGTCTATTACTGCTGACAGCATTATACTGCACAGTATTCTGCTGTCCACTCATGCGGAGACGAGTTACGCATTCGAATATATGCAATATTAATGGGTGCTGTTTAACCATATATGACTTCCTCACTTGATTCTTCTGTAAGTATAATACTTACGTGTCGGCTTTCTTGCTGCCTATTGCCGCCAATTTGCCCGATGTTGCTCGCGAAACCCGATCGGGAATTTGCTCTTTTTTGCCGAGGCCATATACTCAAAGCGTATGAGCAGCGAACAGACCATGCCAACGGGCGATAATACGCAGCGCTATGCCGCATTCCTGAGAAGCCCCCGGATCAAGGACCTGTGCATAATGTTCTCACGGATAACCGGTCTTGTCATCGATATCGACGGCGCGGACGGTGTGCCGATAGCATCGTTCTACGATCGTGCCGCCGAGAACCCGTTCTGCCGGAAGCTGAAGCAGGAGCGTTCGGGATTCGCTGCATGCGCTGCATGTACCGCACGTGCGTTCGCCCATATCCGCAAAACGAGCGCCCCGTACGTCTATCGCTGTGACTTCGGACTTACCGAGATAGTCATACCCATACTCATCGGGAAACAATTCGTGTGCGCCCTGCTGACCGGGCAATTCTTCACACGTGCCGCAGACCGCCTGCGGGCATCCGAAATACATCGTATGCTGCGAAACACAGGGCAATCGCCTACTGAACTCATTTCCCTCTATCGCAAAACCCGCATTCTGTCACCAGATACGACGAACGCTATAATCGATTTCCTTACGCTCATCTTCCAGCAGGTACTCGGGGACTTTGAAGAAAAAATTTCCCACTACGAACATTATCAGGAGCACGCCCCTGTGGGTCGTGCGGTATCGTATCTGAAGGCCAACTTCCATTCGACAATCCGGCTTACGGACATTGCCGCTCACGCAGGGGTAAGCAAATTCTATTTCACGCGGCTTTTTAAAGAGGCGATGGGTTTTTCTGTTTTCGAATATATCACTATACTTCGCATGACAAAAGCAAAGGATTTGCTTCACACCCGTTCTGTGCTCGATACGTGCTACGATGTTGGCTACTCGAGTCTCTCATTTTTTACACGGGCGTTCAAAAAAGCGAACGGCATAACGCCGGGGCAGTTCCAGCGAGAGATCAATAAAAGCCGATAGTGCTCTACAAACTCCTCATGCCGCTTTACTTTATCCATGATGATTTATATAATCCTATCCATCTTCCTACAAGGATACCCTATGCGTTCCGATGCAATGAAAAAAGGCGTTGAAAAAGCGCCCCACCGCTCTCTCCTCTATTCACTCGGACTCACTAAGGAAGAGATCGATCGCCCTATCATCGGCATAGCCAACTCGGCGAATGAGATAATCCCCGGCCATATTCACCTCGACAAGCTCGTCGAAGCGGTGAAAGCGGGCATTCGCATGGCAGGCGGAACGCCGCTTGAGTTCTCCACCATCGGCGTCTGCGACGGCCTTGCGATGAACCATGAAGGCATGAAATACTCCCTGGGCAGCCGCGAACTCATCGCCGATTCCTGCGAGATAGTCGCAAAGGGACATCCCTTCGACGGCATGGTCTTTATTCCGAACTGCGACAAGGTCGTGCCGGGCATGATCATCGCCATGGCGCGGCTCAACATTCCCGCACTCGTCGTCTCCGGCGGACCGATGCTCGCCGGCAAGATGAGCACATCCGAGCTCGGGCTCGATAATATGTTCGAAGCGGTGGGCAAGGTCGCCGTCGGCAAGATGAGCGAAGAAGAGCTTCATGAAATGGAGATGTGCACCTGCCCGTCCGCGGGAAGCTGCTCGGGTCTTTTCACCGCCAATTCGATGAACTGCCTCTCCGAAGCGCTCGGTGTCGCTCTCC comes from Spirochaetota bacterium and encodes:
- a CDS encoding PocR ligand-binding domain-containing protein — translated: MSSEQTMPTGDNTQRYAAFLRSPRIKDLCIMFSRITGLVIDIDGADGVPIASFYDRAAENPFCRKLKQERSGFAACAACTARAFAHIRKTSAPYVYRCDFGLTEIVIPILIGKQFVCALLTGQFFTRAADRLRASEIHRMLRNTGQSPTELISLYRKTRILSPDTTNAIIDFLTLIFQQVLGDFEEKISHYEHYQEHAPVGRAVSYLKANFHSTIRLTDIAAHAGVSKFYFTRLFKEAMGFSVFEYITILRMTKAKDLLHTRSVLDTCYDVGYSSLSFFTRAFKKANGITPGQFQREINKSR